Genomic window (Hoplias malabaricus isolate fHopMal1 unplaced genomic scaffold, fHopMal1.hap1 scaffold_175, whole genome shotgun sequence):
AGATCGTGTCTGCGGATAATAAGAGGTATTTCGAGTTGAACGTGAAGACGGGGGTCCTCTCCGTTAGAGAGAGGATGgacagagaggagctgtgtgcgCAGAGGAAGAAGTGCTCTTTAGCTCTGGAGGCTATTGCTAACTCTCCGCTGAATATTTACAGATTTGAGGTGAATGTGGCGGATGTTAACGACAACTCCCCGACATTTCGGACAGCAGTAACAGAGTTAAACGTGGTTGAATCCGCGTTTCCGGGGGAACGTTTTCCGTTACCGAGCGCGTATGACGCTGATGTGGGGAGTAACTCGATAAAGAGCTACAAGCTCAGCCCCAACGAGCATTTCTCTCTGGATGTACAGAGCGGGGGAGAACAGAGTGTATCTGCTGAGTTAGTGCTGCAGAAAGCTTTAGACCGAGAGAAACAGCCCGTAATACACCTTGTACTCACTGCTGAAGATGGAGGAAAACCTCCCAGATCCGGGACATTACAGATTACAGTGAATGTAGAAGATGTTAATGATAATATTCCGGTTTTCAGTAAGTCACTGTATAAAGCTCGCGTTCAGGAGAACGCCCCACCAGGGACCACTGTCATTAAAGTACACGCCACTGACTCAGACGAGGGGCTGAATGGTCAGATCATATATGGGTTTTCTaatcatgatgatgatgaagatatcAGTGCCTTTGCCATTAATCCTGAAACAGGGGAGATCACTATAAAAGGAGAGCTGGATTATGAGAGGAAGAGTGCTGTAGAAATCCGTGTTCAGGCTAAAGACAAAGGACAGAAACCAAGAGCCTCCCACTGTAAAGTGTTAGTGGAAGTGATTGATGTTAACGATAATGTTCCGGAAATCTCTGTGACATCGTTGGTGAACAAGGTTAAAGAGGATGCTCAGGTTGACACCACAGTAGGAATGATTACAGTGATAGATAATGACTCGGGGAAAAATGGCCAAGTGAACCTGAGACTACTCGGATCCGTTCCGTTTAAGATACAAAACACGTACAAGAATTATTACACCTTAGCTGTCAATGGAGCTCTGGACAGAGAGAGCACCTCTCAGTACAGTGTCACTATCACAGCCACAGACGAGGGCAGCCCCCCTCTGTCCAGCAGCACCGTCATCACTGTGGAGGTCTCTGATGTGAACGACAACGCGCCGCTCTTTCCAGAGCCCGtcattaatgtttatgtgaAGGAGAACGGTCCGGTTGGAGCTGTGATTTCTACAGTCTCTGCTCTGGATCCTGATGTAGGGGAGAACGCCAGAATAACGTATTCATTACTAGAAAGCTCTAGAAG
Coding sequences:
- the LOC136684413 gene encoding protocadherin alpha-8-like encodes the protein MDSTAGRMCRWWTCWCLLILRWRLADGQIVYSLSEEAKAGSAVGNLAKDLNIPLPDVERRGLQIVSADNKRYFELNVKTGVLSVRERMDREELCAQRKKCSLALEAIANSPLNIYRFEVNVADVNDNSPTFRTAVTELNVVESAFPGERFPLPSAYDADVGSNSIKSYKLSPNEHFSLDVQSGGEQSVSAELVLQKALDREKQPVIHLVLTAEDGGKPPRSGTLQITVNVEDVNDNIPVFSKSLYKARVQENAPPGTTVIKVHATDSDEGLNGQIIYGFSNHDDDEDISAFAINPETGEITIKGELDYERKSAVEIRVQAKDKGQKPRASHCKVLVEVIDVNDNVPEISVTSLVNKVKEDAQVDTTVGMITVIDNDSGKNGQVNLRLLGSVPFKIQNTYKNYYTLAVNGALDRESTSQYSVTITATDEGSPPLSSSTVITVEVSDVNDNAPLFPEPVINVYVKENGPVGAVISTVSALDPDVGENARITYSLLESSRSAAPVSSLVNIDSESGHIHTLQSFNFEEMKTFEFRVQATDSGLPPLSSNVSVQVFVLDENDNSPGILAPYSEHGSVNTENIPYSAEAGYFVAKIRAVDADSGYNALLSYHISEPKGNKLFRIGSSSGEVRTKRRMSDNDLKSHPLLIVVSDHGEPSLSATVSIDVVVVESTADIQTQFKHVPMKEESFSELNVYLLIAIVSVSVIFLLSLVSSIAVRCCRTDGPFSRYSPPVITTHPDGSWSYSKSTQQYDVCFSSDTLKSDVVVFPAPFPPADAELISINGGDTFTRTQTLPSSDKTLDPA